Proteins from a single region of Anticarsia gemmatalis isolate Benzon Research Colony breed Stoneville strain chromosome 30, ilAntGemm2 primary, whole genome shotgun sequence:
- the LOC142985504 gene encoding uncharacterized protein LOC142985504 isoform X2 — protein MSSYGSMSPSDEGFDRYEPPYYCQPSHQGSPMDGGVYWPGSNGEGHEFDPQDVYHDTTHYIGRGYGYEEVQMSNDPYDTYHHSMNHSYAPNNTGLECDLQTLPLRYDRPAPSFVRVAKRRTTANKKERRRTQSINTAFSDLRDCIPNVPPDTKLSKMVRKRSQSINSAFTSLRQHIPNVLPDTKMTKIKTLRLATSYISYLLKVLETDGEPAGGFRADLHHTPPRRRAEGAVTAEKRGKGRTGWPQHVWALELKSEQNLQT, from the exons ATGTCAAGTTATGGGAGTATGTCGCCTTCCGACGAAGGTTTCGATAGATATGAACCTCCATACTACTGTCAACCGAGTCACCAAG GTAGTCCAATGGATGGAGGAGTATATTGGCCGGGTTCCAACGGCGAGGGTCATGAGTTCGACCCCCAGGATGTGTATCATGATACCACTCACTACATCGGCAGAGGATATG GATACGAAGAGGTCCAAATGTCGAACGATCCTTACGACACTTACCATCACAGTATGAACCACAGCTACGCACCGAATAACACAG GTCTAGAATGTGACTTACAAACACTGCCTCTACGCTACGACCGTCCAGCGCCCTCCTTCGTCCGAGTGGCCAAGAGAAGAACCACAGCCAACAAGAAAGAACGGCGACGAACTCAAAGCATAAACACAGCCTTTTCTGACTTACGAGATTGTATACCTAATGTACCACCGGATACGAAACTATCTAAG ATGGTGAGAAAGAGATCGCAGAGCATCAACTCAGCGTTTACCAGTTTAAGGCAGCATATACCAAATGTGCTTCCGGACACTAAGATGACTAAG ATAAAGACGCTGAGACTGGCGACGTCGTACATCAGCTACCTGCTGAAGGTCCTGGAGACTGATGGAGAACCGGCTGGGGGGTTCCGAGCTGATCTTCATCATACGCCGCCGAGGAGACGCGCGGAAGGAGCC GTAACAGCAGAGAAGAGAGGAAAGGGACGCACCGGCTGGCCACAACATGTCTGGGCTCTCGAACTAAAGAGCGAGCAGAATTTACAAACTTAA
- the LOC142985504 gene encoding uncharacterized protein LOC142985504 isoform X3, translating to MSSYGSMSPSDEGFDRYEPPYYCQPSHQGSPMDGGVYWPGSNGEGHEFDPQDVYHDTTHYIGRGYGYEEVQMSNDPYDTYHHSMNHSYAPNNTGLECDLQTLPLRYDRPAPSFVRVAKRRTTANKKERRRTQSINTAFSDLRDCIPNVPPDTKLSKIKTLRLATSYISYLLKVLETDGEPAGGFRADLHHTPPRRRAEGAQVTAEKRGKGRTGWPQHVWALELKSEQNLQT from the exons ATGTCAAGTTATGGGAGTATGTCGCCTTCCGACGAAGGTTTCGATAGATATGAACCTCCATACTACTGTCAACCGAGTCACCAAG GTAGTCCAATGGATGGAGGAGTATATTGGCCGGGTTCCAACGGCGAGGGTCATGAGTTCGACCCCCAGGATGTGTATCATGATACCACTCACTACATCGGCAGAGGATATG GATACGAAGAGGTCCAAATGTCGAACGATCCTTACGACACTTACCATCACAGTATGAACCACAGCTACGCACCGAATAACACAG GTCTAGAATGTGACTTACAAACACTGCCTCTACGCTACGACCGTCCAGCGCCCTCCTTCGTCCGAGTGGCCAAGAGAAGAACCACAGCCAACAAGAAAGAACGGCGACGAACTCAAAGCATAAACACAGCCTTTTCTGACTTACGAGATTGTATACCTAATGTACCACCGGATACGAAACTATCTAAG ATAAAGACGCTGAGACTGGCGACGTCGTACATCAGCTACCTGCTGAAGGTCCTGGAGACTGATGGAGAACCGGCTGGGGGGTTCCGAGCTGATCTTCATCATACGCCGCCGAGGAGACGCGCGGAAGGAGCC CAGGTAACAGCAGAGAAGAGAGGAAAGGGACGCACCGGCTGGCCACAACATGTCTGGGCTCTCGAACTAAAGAGCGAGCAGAATTTACAAACTTAA
- the LOC142985504 gene encoding uncharacterized protein LOC142985504 isoform X1 yields the protein MSSYGSMSPSDEGFDRYEPPYYCQPSHQGSPMDGGVYWPGSNGEGHEFDPQDVYHDTTHYIGRGYGYEEVQMSNDPYDTYHHSMNHSYAPNNTGLECDLQTLPLRYDRPAPSFVRVAKRRTTANKKERRRTQSINTAFSDLRDCIPNVPPDTKLSKMVRKRSQSINSAFTSLRQHIPNVLPDTKMTKIKTLRLATSYISYLLKVLETDGEPAGGFRADLHHTPPRRRAEGAQVTAEKRGKGRTGWPQHVWALELKSEQNLQT from the exons ATGTCAAGTTATGGGAGTATGTCGCCTTCCGACGAAGGTTTCGATAGATATGAACCTCCATACTACTGTCAACCGAGTCACCAAG GTAGTCCAATGGATGGAGGAGTATATTGGCCGGGTTCCAACGGCGAGGGTCATGAGTTCGACCCCCAGGATGTGTATCATGATACCACTCACTACATCGGCAGAGGATATG GATACGAAGAGGTCCAAATGTCGAACGATCCTTACGACACTTACCATCACAGTATGAACCACAGCTACGCACCGAATAACACAG GTCTAGAATGTGACTTACAAACACTGCCTCTACGCTACGACCGTCCAGCGCCCTCCTTCGTCCGAGTGGCCAAGAGAAGAACCACAGCCAACAAGAAAGAACGGCGACGAACTCAAAGCATAAACACAGCCTTTTCTGACTTACGAGATTGTATACCTAATGTACCACCGGATACGAAACTATCTAAG ATGGTGAGAAAGAGATCGCAGAGCATCAACTCAGCGTTTACCAGTTTAAGGCAGCATATACCAAATGTGCTTCCGGACACTAAGATGACTAAG ATAAAGACGCTGAGACTGGCGACGTCGTACATCAGCTACCTGCTGAAGGTCCTGGAGACTGATGGAGAACCGGCTGGGGGGTTCCGAGCTGATCTTCATCATACGCCGCCGAGGAGACGCGCGGAAGGAGCC CAGGTAACAGCAGAGAAGAGAGGAAAGGGACGCACCGGCTGGCCACAACATGTCTGGGCTCTCGAACTAAAGAGCGAGCAGAATTTACAAACTTAA
- the LOC142985504 gene encoding uncharacterized protein LOC142985504 isoform X4 produces the protein MDGGVYWPGSNGEGHEFDPQDVYHDTTHYIGRGYGYEEVQMSNDPYDTYHHSMNHSYAPNNTGLECDLQTLPLRYDRPAPSFVRVAKRRTTANKKERRRTQSINTAFSDLRDCIPNVPPDTKLSKMVRKRSQSINSAFTSLRQHIPNVLPDTKMTKIKTLRLATSYISYLLKVLETDGEPAGGFRADLHHTPPRRRAEGAQVTAEKRGKGRTGWPQHVWALELKSEQNLQT, from the exons ATGGATGGAGGAGTATATTGGCCGGGTTCCAACGGCGAGGGTCATGAGTTCGACCCCCAGGATGTGTATCATGATACCACTCACTACATCGGCAGAGGATATG GATACGAAGAGGTCCAAATGTCGAACGATCCTTACGACACTTACCATCACAGTATGAACCACAGCTACGCACCGAATAACACAG GTCTAGAATGTGACTTACAAACACTGCCTCTACGCTACGACCGTCCAGCGCCCTCCTTCGTCCGAGTGGCCAAGAGAAGAACCACAGCCAACAAGAAAGAACGGCGACGAACTCAAAGCATAAACACAGCCTTTTCTGACTTACGAGATTGTATACCTAATGTACCACCGGATACGAAACTATCTAAG ATGGTGAGAAAGAGATCGCAGAGCATCAACTCAGCGTTTACCAGTTTAAGGCAGCATATACCAAATGTGCTTCCGGACACTAAGATGACTAAG ATAAAGACGCTGAGACTGGCGACGTCGTACATCAGCTACCTGCTGAAGGTCCTGGAGACTGATGGAGAACCGGCTGGGGGGTTCCGAGCTGATCTTCATCATACGCCGCCGAGGAGACGCGCGGAAGGAGCC CAGGTAACAGCAGAGAAGAGAGGAAAGGGACGCACCGGCTGGCCACAACATGTCTGGGCTCTCGAACTAAAGAGCGAGCAGAATTTACAAACTTAA